From Geomonas agri, one genomic window encodes:
- a CDS encoding two-component system sensor histidine kinase NtrB, translated as MADRLENYYANVVDSVGDGVIVLDNTGAVTLVNPAAEELAGVSRRQALGHLFSEIFKDDHALNELVAKTVSTGMSVSDHENIVLKRGSRITPVGTSTSPLLSSSGERIGTIVLLRDLTNVRELESAVRQADRLSSLGALAAGLAHEIKNPLGGIKGAAQLLEMEFPDNEDLREYVRVMLKEVQRVNVIVEELLGLASPGRLKLGKVNLHRVLSDIVLLQKNACEGKEVYLQQYFDPSIPPILADEALLTQLFLNLIKNAMEAVGTGGVVKVTSRVLADYALTQKGERRARMVAIDISDNGPGIPEDVLENMFTPFFTTKSQGTGLGLAICQKIVSEHRGMIRVDSNPSRGTVFTVMLPLVQ; from the coding sequence ATGGCTGACCGCCTGGAGAATTATTACGCAAACGTGGTCGACAGCGTGGGTGACGGTGTCATCGTACTGGACAACACCGGGGCCGTGACGCTGGTGAACCCGGCTGCCGAGGAACTGGCCGGCGTGTCCAGGCGCCAGGCATTGGGGCATCTTTTCAGCGAGATCTTCAAGGACGATCACGCCCTGAACGAGTTGGTGGCCAAGACTGTCAGCACCGGCATGTCCGTTTCCGACCACGAAAACATCGTGCTCAAGAGGGGGAGTCGTATCACCCCGGTGGGGACCAGCACCTCGCCACTTTTGAGCTCGAGCGGCGAGCGGATCGGCACCATCGTGCTGCTGCGCGACCTCACCAACGTGCGCGAGCTCGAGAGCGCCGTGCGTCAGGCCGACCGCCTCTCCTCGCTGGGAGCGCTCGCCGCCGGCCTCGCCCACGAGATCAAGAACCCCCTTGGCGGCATCAAGGGGGCGGCCCAGCTCCTGGAGATGGAGTTTCCGGACAACGAAGACTTAAGGGAATACGTGCGGGTCATGCTGAAGGAAGTGCAGCGGGTCAACGTCATCGTCGAGGAGCTCCTGGGGCTCGCCTCGCCGGGGCGCCTGAAACTCGGCAAGGTAAACCTGCACCGGGTTCTCTCCGACATCGTCCTCTTGCAGAAAAACGCCTGCGAGGGGAAGGAAGTCTACCTGCAGCAGTATTTCGACCCCAGCATCCCCCCTATACTCGCCGACGAGGCGCTCTTGACCCAGCTGTTCCTGAACCTGATCAAGAATGCCATGGAGGCCGTCGGTACCGGCGGCGTGGTCAAGGTGACCAGCCGGGTACTTGCCGACTACGCATTGACGCAAAAGGGAGAGCGGCGTGCCCGCATGGTCGCCATCGACATCTCCGACAACGGTCCCGGCATTCCCGAGGACGTGCTGGAGAACATGTTCACCCCGTTTTTCACCACCAAGTCCCAGGGCACGGGACTGGGGCTGGCCATCTGCCAGAAGATCGTGTCCGAGCACCGCGGCATGATCCGCGTCGATTCCAATCCCTCCCGCGGCACCGTCTTCACCGTCATGCTGCCGCTGGTGCAATAA
- the dusB gene encoding tRNA dihydrouridine synthase DusB, with product MQNTVAIGSLTLKNRVFLAPMAGITNLPMRIIAREGGASLTFTEMVSVNGLTREGRKSFDLLKTTPEDRPIGMQLFGDEPEMLAEAARLVEGYGELIDINMGCPVKKVVGTGAGSALMKDPAKVGRIIRCVRKATSLPFTVKIRTGWVCGDDTFLEVGRIAQEEGCDAITLHPRSRAQMFEGKANWSKLAELKSALKIPVIGSGDLFSADDVVRMFRETGCDAVMVARGAMGNPWLFREALALLAGETPAPPTVAERLAVARRHFELFTELEGGRVALMEMRKHLAWYSKGLPGAAQFRAAVNRIEHTAELVGAMEEFFNG from the coding sequence ATGCAAAACACGGTGGCCATCGGCTCCCTTACCTTGAAGAATCGGGTATTTCTGGCCCCCATGGCCGGCATCACCAACCTTCCCATGCGCATCATCGCCCGCGAGGGCGGGGCCTCGCTTACCTTCACCGAGATGGTGAGCGTTAACGGCCTGACCAGGGAGGGGCGCAAGAGTTTCGATCTGTTGAAGACCACTCCCGAGGACCGTCCCATCGGCATGCAGCTTTTCGGGGACGAACCGGAGATGCTGGCCGAAGCGGCCCGACTGGTTGAGGGATACGGTGAGCTCATCGATATCAACATGGGCTGCCCGGTGAAGAAGGTGGTCGGCACCGGCGCCGGCAGCGCGCTGATGAAGGACCCGGCCAAGGTCGGCCGCATCATCCGCTGCGTGCGCAAGGCGACCTCGCTCCCCTTTACCGTGAAGATCCGCACCGGCTGGGTCTGCGGCGACGACACCTTTCTCGAGGTGGGACGCATCGCGCAGGAGGAAGGGTGCGACGCCATCACGCTGCACCCCAGGAGCCGTGCCCAGATGTTCGAGGGGAAGGCGAACTGGTCCAAACTGGCTGAACTGAAGAGCGCGCTGAAGATCCCGGTGATCGGCAGCGGCGACCTCTTCAGCGCGGACGACGTGGTCCGCATGTTCCGGGAAACCGGCTGCGACGCGGTGATGGTTGCCCGCGGCGCGATGGGCAACCCCTGGCTATTCCGGGAGGCGCTTGCCCTTTTGGCCGGTGAGACCCCGGCACCGCCGACGGTGGCGGAACGGCTTGCGGTCGCCCGCAGGCACTTCGAGCTCTTCACCGAGTTAGAGGGGGGCAGAGTGGCCCTGATGGAGATGCGCAAGCATCTTGCCTGGTACTCCAAGGGGCTTCCGGGAGCCGCGCAGTTTCGCGCCGCGGTGAACCGGATCGAACATACTGCCGAGCTGGTCGGGGCGATGGAGGAGTTCTTTAATGGCTGA
- a CDS encoding SIR2 family NAD-dependent protein deacylase → MAVDRAPVFKAAAEALAGAQALVVTAGAGMGVDSGLPDFRGDTGFWRAYPLYQRLGISFVDAANPEHFEHDPAFGWGFYGHRTNLYRATVPHPGFALLLDWAARFCLDLFVATSNVDGQFQKAGFPDQGVLEFHGSIHHLQCTGPCCERIWDNREQFQIDEGTMRADHVPLCPRCGRAARPNILMFGDYAWIGERTARQQERFRQFLSRQSGRSIVVVEMGAGTAIPTVRAASERIGSLSGARVIRINPREPQIRSPHLSLTCGALEGLSGIEQALRLL, encoded by the coding sequence GTGGCGGTCGACCGTGCCCCGGTGTTCAAGGCTGCGGCCGAGGCGCTTGCCGGTGCGCAGGCACTGGTGGTGACCGCGGGCGCCGGCATGGGGGTCGACTCCGGTCTCCCCGACTTCCGCGGAGACACCGGCTTCTGGCGCGCCTATCCCCTGTACCAGCGTCTGGGCATCAGCTTCGTCGATGCCGCGAACCCCGAACACTTCGAACACGACCCTGCCTTCGGCTGGGGCTTCTACGGCCACCGCACCAACCTGTACCGCGCCACTGTCCCCCATCCCGGCTTCGCGCTCCTGCTCGACTGGGCTGCCCGCTTTTGCCTCGACCTGTTCGTCGCCACTTCCAACGTGGACGGGCAGTTCCAGAAGGCGGGGTTCCCGGACCAGGGCGTCCTCGAATTCCACGGCTCCATCCACCACCTGCAGTGCACCGGCCCCTGCTGCGAGCGGATCTGGGACAACCGCGAACAGTTCCAGATTGACGAGGGGACCATGCGCGCCGACCACGTTCCGCTTTGTCCCCGCTGCGGCAGGGCGGCCCGTCCCAACATCCTAATGTTCGGGGACTACGCCTGGATCGGCGAGCGTACCGCGAGGCAGCAGGAGCGCTTCCGGCAGTTCCTGTCGCGCCAGTCCGGCCGGAGCATCGTGGTCGTGGAGATGGGCGCCGGGACAGCCATTCCCACCGTCCGCGCCGCCAGCGAGCGTATCGGCTCGCTTTCCGGCGCGCGCGTCATCCGCATCAACCCCCGTGAACCGCAGATCCGGTCGCCACACCTCTCCCTTACCTGCGGCGCGCTGGAGGGCCTTTCCGGCATCGAACAGGCGCTGCGGTTGCTGTGA